One window of Rasiella rasia genomic DNA carries:
- a CDS encoding 6-pyruvoyl trahydropterin synthase family protein, with protein sequence MSNIRITKQFSFETGHALYGYDGKCRNVHGHSYKLSVTVIGTPIADVNHVKFGMVIDFGDLKKIVKEEIVDVFDHATVFNKNTPHVELAEELSSRGHNVLLVDYQPTSEMMVVDFAEKIKLRLPQNIMLHSLRLQETATSYAEWYASDNS encoded by the coding sequence ATGAGTAACATTCGCATCACCAAACAATTCTCTTTTGAAACCGGCCACGCTCTTTATGGGTACGATGGCAAGTGCCGTAATGTTCATGGACATAGTTACAAGCTTTCTGTAACGGTAATTGGAACGCCTATTGCCGATGTTAACCATGTAAAATTTGGTATGGTTATAGACTTTGGCGACTTAAAAAAAATTGTAAAAGAAGAGATTGTAGATGTGTTTGATCATGCTACTGTTTTTAACAAAAATACGCCCCATGTAGAGTTGGCAGAAGAGCTAAGTAGTCGTGGACATAATGTGCTACTTGTAGATTATCAGCCAACAAGTGAAATGATGGTCGTTGATTTTGCTGAAAAAATTAAACTGCGACTACCTCAAAATATCATGTTGCATTCGTTACGTCTTCAAGAAACAGCTACCAGTTATGCAGAATGGTATGCTTCAGATAATTCATAG
- a CDS encoding histidine kinase, with translation MKQLYILLVLVFGFSTLGFSQDKKADSLQLLLQQETKKDSLRVRRLLDVAYFQRTSDTKESGPLLEEAISISRELKDPFLEGVARRYLSQHYKRLGNFEENLREAIRSVELLDSIGASKQERMLSNSELAVSYQASNYLDRALEMTLRNLEEVKEDPVTPAKGRYYFDVGNAYNHLEDYSKAEAYYNQAISICEETNFIPGKMLMTGTLAAMYRVQKKYDAAKTKFNIALPYYTEIGDKRSIASVNYQLAMMESMQGNHAKSIPLYEKSLELYEEIGALYYRKQINQKLFVAYSILGDQNKAEAANIIYNETRDSIDSMEDRKRIAEMRTKYDTDKIAAQKQAAEARAALASEESKRNRNLLIGALIIAGLVFLSLLLYLGRIRATKKAELVTIELKETQKRLALEKQYRDSELKALKAQMNPHFIFNALNSIQEYIILNKKDLAGDYLGMFADLMRKYLRHSDAGSLTLQDEIESLQMYLDLEKLRFEETLMFTIEVSEEINKEITRIPTMLIQPYIENALKHGLLHKKDNRKLWITFTQKDNATILCSIEDNGVGRKKSAVLNSLSQKQHQSFATKATESRLDLLNYGKNRKIGVEIIDLFNEDETAKGTKVLLTIPTVTA, from the coding sequence ATGAAGCAACTATATATCTTACTTGTATTAGTATTTGGGTTTTCTACCCTCGGTTTTTCTCAAGATAAGAAAGCCGATAGCCTACAGCTACTTTTACAACAGGAAACCAAAAAAGATTCCCTCAGAGTAAGAAGGTTACTTGATGTGGCGTATTTTCAACGAACTTCAGACACGAAAGAATCGGGTCCATTGCTGGAGGAGGCAATTTCAATTTCAAGAGAATTAAAAGATCCCTTTTTGGAAGGGGTTGCAAGACGATATTTGTCGCAACATTACAAACGGTTGGGTAATTTCGAAGAAAACCTTCGGGAAGCAATTAGGTCTGTGGAGTTGTTAGATTCTATAGGTGCTAGTAAACAAGAACGAATGCTTTCTAATAGCGAACTAGCTGTTTCGTACCAAGCATCTAACTATCTAGACCGTGCCTTAGAAATGACGTTGAGAAACTTAGAAGAGGTAAAAGAAGATCCTGTTACTCCAGCAAAGGGACGGTATTATTTTGACGTAGGAAATGCATACAATCATTTAGAAGATTATAGCAAAGCTGAGGCCTATTACAACCAGGCCATTTCTATATGCGAAGAAACTAACTTTATTCCTGGCAAAATGTTGATGACAGGTACATTGGCTGCCATGTACCGAGTACAGAAGAAATACGATGCTGCAAAAACTAAATTCAATATTGCACTACCATATTATACTGAAATTGGAGATAAAAGATCAATAGCGTCTGTTAACTATCAGTTAGCAATGATGGAGTCTATGCAGGGCAACCACGCTAAATCGATACCGCTTTACGAGAAATCACTAGAATTATACGAAGAAATTGGCGCGCTGTACTATAGAAAACAAATCAACCAAAAATTATTTGTTGCGTACAGTATTTTGGGTGACCAAAACAAGGCCGAAGCAGCCAATATAATCTATAATGAAACGAGAGACTCTATAGATTCTATGGAAGACAGAAAGCGTATTGCAGAAATGCGCACTAAATACGACACAGATAAAATAGCAGCCCAAAAGCAAGCGGCCGAAGCCAGAGCTGCTTTAGCTTCAGAAGAAAGTAAGAGAAATAGAAACTTACTTATTGGGGCCCTTATAATTGCAGGCCTTGTATTTCTAAGTTTGCTGTTATACTTAGGTAGGATTCGCGCTACAAAAAAGGCAGAGTTAGTTACTATAGAGCTAAAAGAAACTCAAAAAAGACTAGCATTAGAAAAACAATATAGAGACAGTGAGTTGAAGGCACTTAAAGCCCAGATGAATCCGCATTTTATATTTAATGCTCTAAATTCTATTCAAGAGTACATTATTTTGAATAAAAAGGATTTAGCTGGGGATTATTTGGGAATGTTTGCCGATTTAATGCGAAAATATCTTCGGCATAGTGATGCGGGTTCTCTTACGCTTCAAGATGAAATTGAAAGCCTTCAGATGTATCTTGATTTAGAAAAATTACGTTTTGAAGAAACATTAATGTTTACCATAGAAGTTTCCGAAGAAATCAACAAAGAAATAACCCGTATTCCTACCATGCTTATACAGCCCTATATTGAAAATGCGCTAAAACATGGGTTGTTGCATAAGAAAGACAATAGGAAATTATGGATCACTTTTACACAAAAAGACAATGCCACCATACTATGTAGCATTGAAGATAATGGTGTTGGTAGAAAGAAATCTGCCGTGCTCAATTCTCTTAGCCAAAAACAACACCAATCGTTCGCCACTAAAGCAACAGAAAGTAGGTTAGATCTACTTAACTATGGAAAGAATAGAAAGATTGGAGTAGAAATTATAGACTTGTTTAATGAAGATGAAACGGCCAAAGGCACTAAGGTCCTGTTAACAATACCCACCGTAACAGCATAG
- a CDS encoding LytR/AlgR family response regulator transcription factor, translating to MKAIIIDDEPKARSLLRILVEENCPKITTIFEAGDLLSGVEIIKEEAPNIVFLDIEMPEHSGLEILNFIEKDVANFEIIFTTAYSEYAIQAFQLSAIDYLLKPIRPAQVRQAVNKAIEFMGKNGISKKLEELKKSLSQNNFDKIGLPVNDGIKFIDFNNILMLEADGMYTNIMTKEESLCISKPLKHFVELLQNIPTFYRPHRSHLINLTYIKQYVKSDGGYIVMDNGKTVSISKEKKDEFLHLVQNL from the coding sequence ATGAAAGCAATTATTATAGACGATGAACCTAAAGCACGCAGCCTCCTGCGTATTTTAGTAGAAGAAAACTGCCCTAAGATTACTACAATTTTTGAGGCTGGAGACCTTTTAAGCGGCGTAGAAATAATTAAAGAAGAGGCGCCAAATATTGTTTTTCTTGATATTGAAATGCCCGAGCATTCGGGTCTTGAAATATTAAACTTTATAGAAAAAGACGTTGCCAACTTTGAAATCATTTTTACCACAGCCTATAGCGAATATGCTATTCAGGCCTTTCAGTTGTCTGCCATAGATTATCTTTTAAAGCCTATTAGGCCCGCTCAAGTAAGACAAGCTGTTAACAAGGCTATTGAGTTTATGGGTAAAAATGGAATAAGCAAGAAACTAGAAGAATTAAAGAAGAGTTTATCGCAAAATAATTTCGATAAAATAGGACTTCCAGTAAACGATGGAATTAAATTTATTGACTTCAACAATATTCTAATGTTGGAGGCTGATGGCATGTACACCAACATAATGACCAAAGAAGAAAGCTTGTGTATTAGTAAACCGCTAAAACATTTTGTTGAGTTACTTCAAAACATCCCTACGTTCTATCGGCCTCATCGTTCACATCTCATAAACCTCACTTACATTAAGCAATATGTGAAAAGCGATGGAGGGTATATTGTTATGGATAACGGCAAAACAGTTTCTATTTCAAAAGAGAAAAAAGACGAGTTTCTACATTTAGTACAAAATCTATAA